Below is a genomic region from Prunus persica cultivar Lovell chromosome G3, Prunus_persica_NCBIv2, whole genome shotgun sequence.
cacacaaacacaaatttaTGTGCTTCTTTTGTCGTTGTCAACATTaagaaacataaataatttcagttttctgtttttgtgaCAACCAAGTAGACGCTTAAGCTTTCCGTTTTTCCTCACCAAACAGAGCAGcataaaaaaagaacacaagaTTTTGCTTCTTGCCATCAACCAATTCCATTTGCAGTCAGAGAACTCATGATTTTGGCAATCTTGTTTGGATTGTTTGTATTGTTTGCAGGGTTTATAATGGCATTATCTGCAACTATTCTCAGCGACCCAATGGTTCTGCCACCAGCCGCAGAAACCCAACAACCGCAAGCCACAAAACTCATTGCCCAAATCGAAATCGAGTTTGTTAAATGTGACTGCTGCGGCCTGTCGGAGGAATGCACCCCGGCCTACATTCAACATGTTCGGGAACGATATCAGGGCCATTGGATATGTGGGTTGTGTGCAGAGGCCATCAAAGATGAGATTGTGAGGTCTGAGAGGCTCATAAGCACAGAAGAAGCCATGGCTACCCACATGAACTTCTGCAAGAAGTTTAAGGCGTCAGGGCCCCCTCCAGACCCAACGGTTCACTTGATATCTGCCATGAGGCAGATTCTTAGGCGCAGTTTGGATTCTCCAAGGGTTTTGAGATCAACTCCAACTAGCCCAACAAAGATCAATGGCAAGGGGCTTAAAAGGTCTGAGAGTTGCTTTCCAACTCTCACTGGTTGAGATTGATCTGGCGGTGTTGGAACTATGGGAATAAGAATCAAAGTGGGAAGAAGTTTGGCAAATTTACAATTTCATTtgctgaaaataaaaacccagaaaggaaaaaactaaaagagtaatttaatttttaagggTAGATGTTTAACTTAGGTTGTACTTAGTATTGAATACagagcctttttcttttcctcttcattcttttttgttctttctgttGCTAGAAATTCAATCTCTCTTTCTGATCaaagctttttctttcttgcacATTTTTTAGCTGTCATGATTAATGagctttaatttaatttaattttattttatagcaattCATGAGATTTAATATCACTAATGCATTCtggttcaaaattaaaaaaatacagttCAACTCTTCAATTTAAGATTATGAGAAACCTTGACGGTATGAGGAAAATTTATTGAATAGTGTCAAAACGAACACCGGGGGGACATAACAGCCTGACCCCTAGAAATACAATCTTCCAACAATTTAGATTAAAGAGTTCAGATTTTACCAATTTGGtatgaaataaatatttgtaaaATTTAATGGTGATCTTGGCTAGCCAACTAATTATGTTCTGGAGTGATTCAGAACCATTGAAGATGATCTTGTTTTGGCAAGAATTTCTAGGCATATATAACTAACTAATGAGAATGGAAGGATCATTCTGCAAAGGAATCAAGAGAAATGTGGAACCTACATGCATGGCCATCGAATTTCTAAAATAAGGACTTGTGAAGAAGTGATCACCTACTGATCTACAACTTTTTCTATAACATTGAAAATGCCATAGGATTGGacttgtgttttctttttcacttgCAATCAACCTCATtctgatttcaattttagacAACGCCTTATTTAGATTCTTCCcttccatatttttttttcttctcattcttcTTCTGTGATTTCAAATGATAAACACAGTATAATTGTAGTACAAACCTACTTTTGATAATCCCCTCAGTGCTCAATTGCGCCGATAAATTATGTACATGGTTTTATGAGAATTCTTCAAACGTGAGAAATATGACATAGTATAATTAATAAGAACCTGTAAATgagatatttaattttaaaatatcaaaaagaTCACGCACGCGCttagccaaaaaagaaagaagatattGTATATGCCTAGGATGAAAAAGATTGGTGTGAGgaggaaaattaagaaaacgGAAGTGAGACAATGTACCAATTATCCTACGTGATCAAGAAAGTTaataaaattgatgaaaatagTAAGACTCTCATAAAGGGTCTCAtaagtattaagttggatgatttttttttatctttttatacaataataaaacttacagtttaattatttaagtattgaaatgaacaaagaaaaatatggggtttaaatagaaaatctcaaaaatgCATTGACAACTAATAAGATAGTGAACATGAGAATCAGTGCGAGACAGACAGCAGTGCTTGTCTTAATTCTGTTGCGTGGAGTCTCTGCTGGATTTAGAAGGCTATGGATTGATGCCTATGGGAATCGGATCTGGtgcattgcattgcatgaATGGCTGCCCTGCCCACAATATATATTCAGGCCTCAGAGGCTCAGGGTTTGATTAAATAATGGCACATCAATATATATTCTTCAGTATCTCTAACTCTCAATCATTGATTAACAGCACAATTTTACTCGATTCCTGCTTGTAGCTCCAATCCAAAACGTGTAAAGCAGTATGCACAGCTTGGCAATTGATTTTCGGGGCGGTTTTTCTTCTGTTCGGATTGTGCAAACGCATTTTCACATTATCGGTCTAGTACATTCATTGTGTGAAGATAGAGAATTCCAAATTGAAAAGTTAGAAAACCTTATAAGGACTTATAAGGAATTGGGCTATTCttcccattgccaattgattttgggatGGAACCTCAATTTACTTTATAGTATCAGAGTGGGTTGTCCACGTGTGAAAACCCAACTCTAGTACATTGCTCTTTCAGAATAATAGATTAAGTGGCTCAAAATAATACTTTATCACTCCAAACACATACATCATAGCAACAATTAGCATATCCAAATTGCTCACTAATTTCTAATGGAGGAGGTCAAAATTATTAGATGCTCTCACCAACCAGACTGACagaaaaaaacttataaaaaaagaaaagaggaaatcAAGTGTCTTTTGGCTAACTTGTGAGAAAAACACCAACAGTAGAAACCACCCTAATTAGCATCTAATTAGCATCTAAACTCTTGCACCAATTATAAGCCTAGCTTGCTCAATTATTTTAGGCTCATTTACCTAATCCCACAATAAGATATATCTAATATCTTGCACTTGTGTGTAGTTTATGTCTAGACTCAATCATTGATCTCTTGTTTAATGTGGTATTTAAATAGTCACATGATTCATTCTTTCTTGTCTTCACCTCAATAAGATCATTGGAGATTAGTTTTGAAGGATTTTCGTTGACTTGGGTgtggttttctgtttttaaccCCAAAATATCTTGTGCCTTAAGTCTTTTCAACCAGAGGAATATGTACCTTCCTCCACA
It encodes:
- the LOC18784334 gene encoding uncharacterized protein LOC18784334, with amino-acid sequence MALSATILSDPMVLPPAAETQQPQATKLIAQIEIEFVKCDCCGLSEECTPAYIQHVRERYQGHWICGLCAEAIKDEIVRSERLISTEEAMATHMNFCKKFKASGPPPDPTVHLISAMRQILRRSLDSPRVLRSTPTSPTKINGKGLKRSESCFPTLTG